The Halogeometricum rufum genome has a segment encoding these proteins:
- a CDS encoding FG-GAP repeat protein, which translates to MGDPNGNGDGFGRSVAVLGGTLFVGANGDDDLGPNAGAVYVFEREGGGWSRAQKLVAGDGNFDDGFGFSVSVSGDTLFVGAPFVDTGGFNRGAAYVFERDTDTGTWSQVQKLQPPDTNTNDFVGVAVSVADDTALVTTRNEEDNGFDAGSAYVYERDDGQWEQIAKLFPDDPASNDWFGFSGALSGATAAVGAPQKQNRTGAAYVFERRVGWGQTAKLTPDDALDPGDEFGRAVAIDGNRVAVGAYRDDDEATDAGAVYLFERAGNDWEQAAKLYADDAADGDEFGFSVAVAGNEVLVGAWRADDGGTDSGAVYRFRRRGQGWRQVAKYTASDAAAGDYLGNSVTLQGDTVVAGAYGDDNDNGNAGAAYVFDR; encoded by the coding sequence GTGGGTGACCCGAACGGGAACGGTGACGGGTTCGGTCGCTCCGTCGCCGTCTTGGGCGGAACGCTGTTCGTCGGCGCGAACGGCGACGACGACTTGGGGCCGAACGCCGGCGCGGTGTACGTCTTCGAGCGGGAGGGCGGGGGGTGGAGTCGAGCGCAGAAACTCGTTGCCGGTGACGGCAACTTCGACGACGGGTTCGGCTTCTCCGTCTCCGTGAGCGGTGACACGCTGTTCGTCGGCGCGCCGTTCGTCGATACGGGCGGCTTCAACAGGGGTGCGGCGTACGTCTTCGAACGCGACACCGATACCGGAACGTGGTCTCAGGTACAGAAGCTTCAGCCGCCGGACACCAACACAAACGACTTCGTCGGAGTCGCCGTCTCCGTCGCCGATGACACCGCACTCGTAACGACGCGGAACGAAGAGGACAACGGCTTCGACGCCGGGTCCGCCTACGTCTACGAACGCGACGACGGCCAGTGGGAACAGATCGCCAAACTCTTCCCCGACGACCCGGCGTCGAACGACTGGTTCGGTTTCAGCGGCGCGCTCTCGGGAGCGACTGCGGCCGTCGGCGCGCCGCAGAAACAGAATCGGACCGGCGCGGCGTACGTGTTCGAACGGAGAGTGGGCTGGGGACAGACCGCGAAGCTGACGCCAGACGACGCGCTCGACCCCGGCGACGAGTTCGGGCGCGCCGTCGCCATCGACGGAAACCGAGTCGCCGTCGGCGCGTACCGCGACGACGACGAGGCGACGGACGCCGGGGCGGTGTACCTGTTCGAACGCGCCGGCAACGACTGGGAGCAAGCGGCGAAGCTGTACGCGGACGACGCCGCCGACGGCGACGAGTTCGGCTTCAGCGTCGCCGTGGCGGGTAACGAGGTGCTCGTGGGTGCGTGGCGGGCGGACGACGGCGGTACGGACTCCGGGGCCGTCTACCGGTTCCGCCGCCGGGGGCAGGGGTGGCGACAGGTCGCGAAGTACACCGCGTCGGACGCTGCCGCGGGCGACTACCTCGGGAACAGCGTCACCCTGCAGGGCGATACCGTGGTCGCGGGTGCGTACGGGGACGACAACGACAACGGCAACGCCGGCGCGGCGTACGTGTTCGACCGGTGA
- a CDS encoding DHH family phosphoesterase has translation MSDISELQSLLADAAELNIVCHNNPDPDCLASAFALGRIAADAGIDERRILYSGDISHQQNRAFINLLEIDLTAFDAAAVTDRPADSLVAFVDHSRPGANNEVPEGTPVDIVIDHHPAEDVEARFVDHRESIGATATILTQYVRELDLSLDSALATALLFAIRRETLGFLRGATEAEYAAAGHLHGPTDRDLLRRLATPSVSGATVDAIADAIRNRDVRGSVLVSHVGRTSERDALPQAADYLATLEGVQTAVVYGIVDDSIHLSARSTDARLHVGTVLREAFGGVGSAGGHREMAGGEVPLGVFAEYDDTAQLVAMVERVVTDRLVDALKLSRDDD, from the coding sequence ATGAGCGACATCTCCGAACTGCAGTCGCTGCTCGCGGACGCAGCGGAGTTGAACATCGTCTGTCACAACAACCCCGACCCGGACTGTCTCGCGAGCGCGTTCGCGCTCGGCCGAATCGCCGCGGACGCCGGGATAGACGAGCGTCGAATCCTCTACAGCGGCGACATCTCCCACCAGCAGAACCGCGCGTTCATCAACCTCCTCGAAATCGACCTCACGGCGTTCGACGCGGCTGCCGTGACGGACCGACCGGCCGACTCGCTGGTGGCGTTCGTCGACCACTCCCGCCCGGGTGCGAACAACGAAGTCCCGGAGGGGACGCCCGTCGACATCGTCATCGACCACCACCCCGCCGAGGACGTGGAAGCCCGGTTCGTGGACCACCGGGAGTCCATCGGCGCGACGGCGACCATCCTCACGCAGTACGTCCGCGAACTCGACCTCTCGCTCGACAGCGCCCTCGCGACCGCCCTCTTGTTCGCCATCCGACGGGAGACGCTCGGCTTCCTCCGCGGCGCGACCGAAGCCGAGTACGCCGCCGCCGGCCACCTCCACGGCCCGACGGACCGCGACCTGCTCCGGAGACTGGCGACGCCGTCGGTCAGCGGCGCCACCGTGGACGCCATCGCGGACGCGATTCGGAACCGAGACGTTCGGGGGTCGGTGCTCGTCTCCCACGTCGGTCGGACCAGCGAACGCGACGCACTCCCGCAGGCCGCCGACTACCTCGCCACCCTCGAAGGCGTTCAGACGGCCGTCGTGTACGGCATCGTCGACGACTCCATCCACCTGAGCGCTCGCTCGACAGACGCGCGACTCCACGTCGGGACGGTCCTCCGCGAGGCGTTCGGGGGCGTCGGGAGCGCCGGCGGCCACCGCGAGATGGCGGGCGGCGAGGTTCCCCTCGGCGTGTTCGCGGAGTACGACGACACCGCGCAACTGGTCGCGATGGTCGAGCGAGTGGTCACCGACAGGCTCGTGGACGCGCTCAAACTGTCGCGAGACGACGACTGA
- a CDS encoding 5-formyltetrahydrofolate cyclo-ligase, with protein MDKQALRERIWDELEESGEARFPYPPHGRIPNFDGADEAAERLAANEAWQEAEVVKSNPDSPQLPVRRAALRAGKTLYMAVPRLRDEKCFLRLDPDEIADIDHATTIGGSSEVGVPVGPDEMESIDLIVSGSVAVNGIGARVGKGEGYSDLEFAILREFGLVDDATTTVTTLHEIQFVDEAIPTASHDVPIEWVFTPERSVRTDASGGKPEGLAWNGVADERLDEIPILNRLDRE; from the coding sequence ATGGACAAACAGGCGCTTCGAGAGCGCATCTGGGACGAGTTAGAGGAGAGCGGGGAGGCTCGGTTTCCGTATCCGCCGCACGGCAGAATTCCCAATTTCGACGGTGCAGACGAGGCGGCGGAACGGTTAGCAGCGAACGAAGCGTGGCAGGAGGCTGAGGTCGTCAAGTCCAATCCCGACTCCCCGCAACTTCCCGTGCGGCGGGCCGCGCTGCGAGCGGGAAAGACGCTCTACATGGCCGTCCCGCGATTGCGGGACGAGAAGTGTTTCCTCCGGTTGGACCCCGACGAGATAGCGGATATCGACCACGCGACGACCATCGGCGGATCGTCGGAGGTCGGTGTCCCGGTCGGTCCAGACGAGATGGAATCGATCGATCTGATCGTCTCGGGAAGCGTCGCTGTGAACGGTATAGGAGCGCGCGTCGGGAAGGGGGAAGGATACAGCGACCTGGAGTTCGCCATCCTTCGGGAGTTCGGACTCGTCGACGACGCGACGACGACGGTGACGACGCTCCACGAGATACAGTTCGTGGACGAGGCGATTCCGACTGCGTCGCACGACGTCCCGATAGAGTGGGTGTTCACGCCGGAAAGGAGCGTTCGCACGGACGCGTCGGGCGGGAAGCCGGAGGGTCTCGCGTGGAACGGCGTTGCCGACGAGCGACTCGACGAGATTCCGATACTGAACCGACTGGACCGCGAGTAG
- a CDS encoding PAS domain-containing response regulator: MNEHRPADDDVGILLVDDDPAFVEAAATFVGRHLQSAHTYTAESPADARAFLESNASAVDCVVSDYEMHRETGLDLLETVRDAYPNLPFILFTGKGSEEVAGEAFRAGATDYLKKEMGTEQFEVLARRIEQAVTASRATREAARNRKLLDTALDAVEDVFYVFDASGQFLRWNDALADQTGYADEAIAEMHPTEFFDDGDAERVAEAIAAVLDGESVTIEATVRTKDGKSRPYEFTGSLLEDEAGGPFGVCGVGRDRSNRARIHELEAVLDGLGVPTFAVAPDGTLGDVKGACDRLGVDDSHVGRPAWDVLPWDADSALATAVGETRATGRSRTVSVPLPDGGAVGATCLSSRAGVSVRVYLSETPS; the protein is encoded by the coding sequence GTGAACGAGCACCGCCCAGCGGACGACGACGTGGGTATCCTGCTCGTCGACGACGACCCCGCATTCGTCGAGGCCGCCGCGACGTTCGTCGGCCGCCACCTCCAGTCCGCCCACACGTACACCGCCGAGTCACCGGCCGACGCCCGCGCGTTTCTGGAGTCGAACGCGTCCGCCGTCGACTGCGTCGTCAGCGACTACGAGATGCATCGCGAGACGGGCCTCGACCTCCTCGAAACGGTCAGGGACGCCTATCCGAACCTCCCGTTCATCCTCTTCACGGGCAAGGGCTCCGAGGAAGTCGCCGGCGAGGCGTTCCGCGCCGGCGCCACCGACTACCTCAAGAAGGAGATGGGCACCGAGCAGTTCGAGGTGCTCGCCCGGCGCATCGAACAGGCCGTCACCGCGTCGCGCGCCACCCGGGAGGCGGCGCGGAACCGGAAACTGCTCGACACCGCTCTCGACGCCGTCGAGGACGTGTTCTACGTGTTCGACGCGTCGGGACAGTTCCTCCGCTGGAACGACGCGCTGGCCGACCAGACGGGGTACGCCGACGAGGCGATAGCGGAGATGCACCCGACGGAGTTCTTCGACGACGGCGACGCCGAACGCGTCGCCGAGGCCATCGCGGCCGTCCTCGACGGCGAGAGCGTGACCATCGAGGCGACGGTCCGGACGAAAGACGGCAAGTCGCGCCCGTACGAGTTCACCGGGTCGCTCCTCGAAGACGAGGCGGGCGGACCGTTCGGCGTCTGCGGCGTCGGGCGCGACCGGTCGAACCGCGCCCGCATCCACGAACTCGAAGCCGTCCTCGACGGTCTGGGCGTCCCGACGTTCGCCGTCGCCCCGGACGGGACGCTCGGCGACGTGAAAGGGGCCTGTGACCGACTCGGCGTCGACGACTCGCACGTCGGTCGACCGGCGTGGGACGTCCTCCCGTGGGACGCCGACTCGGCGCTGGCGACGGCGGTCGGCGAGACGAGGGCGACGGGCAGGTCCAGGACGGTTTCGGTCCCGTTGCCCGACGGGGGCGCCGTCGGCGCGACGTGTCTCTCGTCGAGGGCGGGCGTCTCGGTCCGCGTCTACCTGAGCGAGACCCCTAGCTGA
- the engB gene encoding GTP-binding protein EngB translates to MFEDRPDRQEVVLVGRSNVGKSTLMRELTGHSKFTTGKKPGVTRQPNHFDWSGERFMFTDLPGFGFMSGVEEARREEIKTDIVRYLESNADDILAAVLVVDGKSVVDIIDRHSGPDEIPHDVEMFHFLRELGVPTVVAVNKMDKVDDRDERLDELCDRLGLMPPWKQWSDVIAPVTAKRGSIDALLESLQTYFHEQKRDDLLKFVS, encoded by the coding sequence ATGTTCGAAGACCGCCCGGACCGTCAGGAGGTCGTCCTCGTCGGGCGCTCTAACGTCGGGAAGTCGACGCTGATGCGGGAGTTGACCGGCCACTCGAAGTTCACGACGGGTAAGAAGCCGGGCGTGACCCGACAGCCGAACCACTTCGACTGGAGCGGCGAGCGCTTCATGTTCACCGACCTCCCCGGCTTCGGGTTCATGTCGGGCGTCGAGGAGGCCCGCCGCGAGGAGATAAAGACGGACATCGTCCGCTACCTCGAGTCGAACGCCGACGACATCCTCGCCGCCGTCCTCGTCGTGGACGGCAAGAGCGTCGTGGACATCATCGACCGGCACTCCGGCCCGGACGAGATTCCCCACGACGTGGAGATGTTCCACTTCCTCCGTGAACTCGGCGTCCCCACCGTCGTCGCGGTGAACAAGATGGACAAAGTCGACGACAGGGACGAACGACTGGACGAACTCTGTGACCGTCTCGGCCTGATGCCGCCGTGGAAACAGTGGTCGGACGTGATAGCGCCCGTCACCGCGAAGCGCGGGAGCATCGACGCGCTTCTGGAATCGCTGCAGACGTACTTCCACGAGCAGAAACGCGACGACCTGCTGAAGTTCGTCAGCTAG